A stretch of the Amycolatopsis sp. BJA-103 genome encodes the following:
- the aspA gene encoding aspartate ammonia-lyase, protein MHRVEHDLLGDKEVPADAYWGVHTARARENFPITGTAISAYPHLIEALASVKEAAARANAGLGLLSPDVADAICEACREIREGALHEEFVVDVIQGGAGTSTNMNANEVIANRALELLGHEKGDYARVHPNEHVNLGQSTNDAYPTAVNVATIIAVRELAEAMVVLERAFAAKAVEFHDLLKMGRTQLQDAVPMTLGQEFGTYAVMLGEDRLRLTEAVALLHEINLGATAIGTGLNAAPGYAEAAVAHLREITGLPVVTAADLVEATQDCGAFVHLSGVLKRIAVKLSKSCNDLRLLSSGPRAGLNEINLPPVQAGSSIMPGKINPVIPEVVNQVAFEVIGNDVAITMAAEAGQLQLNAFEPLILHSLSESITHLRSACVVLAERCVSGITANADVMRGYVENSIGLVTALNPSIGYAAATEIAKEALETGRGVAELVVEKGLLPAEELAKLLKPETLARLR, encoded by the coding sequence ATGCACCGCGTGGAACACGATCTGCTGGGAGACAAGGAAGTTCCGGCCGACGCCTACTGGGGTGTGCACACCGCGCGCGCCAGGGAGAACTTCCCCATCACCGGCACCGCGATCTCCGCGTACCCGCATCTGATCGAGGCGCTCGCCTCGGTCAAGGAGGCGGCCGCCCGCGCCAACGCGGGTCTCGGCCTGCTGAGCCCGGATGTCGCCGACGCGATCTGCGAGGCGTGCCGTGAGATCCGGGAAGGCGCGCTGCACGAGGAGTTCGTCGTCGACGTCATCCAGGGCGGCGCGGGCACCTCGACGAACATGAACGCCAACGAGGTGATCGCGAACCGCGCGCTCGAACTGCTCGGCCACGAGAAGGGCGACTACGCCCGCGTACACCCGAACGAGCACGTGAACCTCGGGCAGTCGACGAACGACGCCTACCCGACCGCGGTCAACGTCGCGACGATCATCGCCGTCCGCGAGCTCGCCGAAGCGATGGTCGTGCTGGAGCGGGCGTTCGCCGCCAAGGCCGTCGAGTTCCACGATCTGCTGAAGATGGGCCGGACCCAGCTGCAGGACGCGGTCCCGATGACGCTGGGGCAGGAATTCGGGACCTACGCGGTCATGCTCGGCGAAGACCGGCTGCGGCTCACCGAAGCGGTGGCGCTGCTGCACGAGATCAACCTCGGCGCGACCGCGATCGGCACCGGCCTCAACGCCGCGCCCGGATACGCCGAAGCCGCCGTCGCGCATCTGCGCGAGATCACCGGGCTGCCCGTCGTGACCGCCGCCGACCTCGTCGAGGCGACGCAGGACTGCGGCGCCTTCGTGCACCTTTCCGGTGTGCTCAAGCGGATCGCGGTGAAACTCTCGAAGAGCTGCAACGATCTGCGGCTGCTCTCGTCGGGACCGCGGGCCGGGCTCAACGAGATCAACCTGCCGCCGGTGCAGGCCGGGTCGTCGATCATGCCGGGCAAGATCAACCCGGTGATCCCCGAGGTGGTCAACCAGGTCGCGTTCGAGGTCATCGGCAACGACGTCGCGATCACGATGGCGGCGGAAGCCGGGCAGTTGCAGCTCAACGCCTTCGAGCCGCTGATCCTGCACTCGCTCTCGGAGAGCATCACGCATCTGCGGTCGGCCTGCGTGGTCCTGGCCGAGCGGTGCGTTTCCGGGATCACCGCGAACGCCGACGTGATGCGGGGCTACGTCGAGAACTCGATCGGGCTGGTGACCGCGCTGAACCCGAGCATCGGGTACGCGGCTGCGACCGAGATCGCCAAGGAGGCGCTGGAGACCGGGCGCGGAGTGGCGGAACTCGTCGTCGAGAAGGGCCTTCTTCCCGCCGAAGAACTGGCGAAGCTGCTGAAGCCGGAGACACTCGCGCGGCTTCGCTGA
- a CDS encoding CocE/NonD family hydrolase — MLDRLLDRFLGLPPAEGPAPVATKGIPVPMSDGVRLLADRYAVPGGEPRPVVLIRTPYGRKGVMGKIFGETFARHGLQTVLQSTRGTFGSGGEFRPFHLEKEDGLDTVAWLREQPWCDGRVAMAGASYLGHTQWAVAPYLDEPLEALCLGVTASEFVSTFYPGGILAVDNMVSWSALIGRQEGRFAGLPNPWQTKKTRQAMAHLPVSGADVAAIGEQVRFLQDVSGHAEPGDDFWAPSDHSAEVAALTTPVTMVTGWYDLFISAQLRDFKELAAAGREPRITVGPWAHGEPASLKTLITDQIGFLSAHLHGDSAPLRQAPVRLYLQGAGRWLDFESWPPESGATPYFLRPGGLSTAGPLEAKPGTFTFDPADPTPSVGGPLLSGTQKQRDNKAVEERRDVLLFTGDALERDLDVIGEVSALVHVRTDLGHGDVFVRLCDVDGRGVSRNVTDGILRLRPGSPGSDEDGVVAAEVRLDPTAYRFRRGHRLRLQVAGGAFPRFARNHGTGEPVFSAVDGKPSRFEIFHDPAHPSAITLPVFPG; from the coding sequence GTGCTCGACCGACTCCTCGACCGGTTCCTCGGCCTCCCCCCGGCCGAAGGCCCCGCTCCCGTGGCGACCAAGGGGATCCCCGTCCCGATGTCCGACGGCGTCCGGCTGCTGGCCGACCGCTACGCCGTCCCCGGCGGCGAGCCCCGGCCGGTCGTGCTGATCCGCACGCCGTACGGCCGCAAGGGGGTGATGGGCAAGATCTTCGGCGAGACGTTCGCCCGGCACGGCCTGCAGACGGTCCTCCAGAGCACGCGCGGAACCTTCGGCTCCGGCGGCGAGTTCCGGCCGTTCCACCTGGAGAAGGAGGACGGCCTCGACACCGTCGCCTGGCTGCGCGAGCAGCCGTGGTGCGACGGGCGGGTCGCGATGGCGGGCGCGAGCTACCTCGGTCACACGCAGTGGGCCGTCGCGCCGTACCTCGACGAGCCGCTCGAAGCGCTGTGCCTCGGCGTCACCGCGTCGGAGTTCGTCTCGACGTTCTATCCGGGCGGGATCCTCGCGGTCGACAACATGGTTTCGTGGTCGGCGCTGATCGGCCGCCAGGAAGGCCGGTTCGCCGGCCTTCCGAACCCCTGGCAGACGAAGAAGACCCGCCAGGCCATGGCGCATCTGCCGGTTTCCGGCGCGGACGTCGCGGCCATCGGCGAGCAGGTGCGGTTCCTGCAGGACGTCTCCGGGCACGCCGAGCCGGGAGACGACTTCTGGGCCCCGTCGGACCACAGCGCCGAGGTCGCCGCGCTGACGACCCCGGTGACGATGGTGACCGGCTGGTACGACCTGTTCATCTCCGCGCAGCTGCGCGACTTCAAGGAACTCGCCGCGGCGGGACGCGAGCCGAGGATCACCGTCGGCCCCTGGGCGCACGGCGAACCGGCCAGCCTCAAAACCCTGATCACCGACCAGATCGGCTTCCTCTCCGCCCACCTTCACGGCGACAGCGCGCCGCTGCGCCAAGCCCCGGTGCGCCTGTACCTCCAGGGCGCCGGACGCTGGCTGGACTTCGAAAGCTGGCCGCCGGAATCCGGCGCCACCCCGTATTTCCTGCGTCCCGGCGGGCTTTCCACCGCCGGACCGCTGGAGGCGAAACCCGGGACGTTCACCTTCGATCCGGCCGATCCGACGCCGTCCGTGGGCGGGCCCCTGCTTTCGGGCACGCAGAAACAGCGCGACAACAAGGCCGTCGAGGAGCGCCGGGACGTGCTGCTCTTCACCGGCGACGCGCTGGAGCGAGACCTCGACGTCATCGGCGAGGTCTCCGCGCTGGTGCACGTCCGGACCGACCTCGGGCACGGCGACGTCTTCGTCCGGCTGTGCGATGTGGACGGTCGCGGCGTCTCCCGCAACGTCACCGACGGCATCCTCCGGCTGCGCCCCGGCAGTCCCGGGTCCGATGAGGACGGTGTGGTCGCGGCGGAGGTCCGGCTCGATCCGACGGCCTACCGGTTCCGGCGCGGACACCGGCTGCGGCTGCAGGTCGCGGGCGGAGCGTTCCCCCGCTTCGCCCGCAACCACGGCACCGGTGAGCCCGTTTTCAGCGCGGTGGACGGGAAACCCTCGCGGTTCGAGATCTTCCACGACCCCGCGCACCCGTCCGCGATCACGCTGCCGGTGTTCCCGGGTTAG
- a CDS encoding metallophosphoesterase, whose amino-acid sequence MFVTAHLSDNHLDGGERADERTARVMRYLENLAKPVDAILVTGDISDHGTLEEYRRAAELFKTDVPLFTCPGNHDKRGPFREGLLGQAPDDAPVNEAHTVGDVTFVMADSSIPGKPDGRFDDETLAWLDGVLADGDGPAFIAFHHPPVALGLPLVDAMRQFGEDGLAEVLARHPRVVALLCGHVHASSSTSFAGLPLRSAPSVGSSILLPWEENGLRPWGEGGPIDYDLPPSLLFHVLHDDGRLTTHHRVVPG is encoded by the coding sequence ATGTTCGTGACGGCACATCTGAGCGACAACCATCTCGACGGCGGGGAACGCGCCGACGAACGCACCGCGCGGGTCATGCGGTACCTGGAGAACCTGGCGAAGCCGGTCGACGCGATCCTGGTGACCGGCGACATCTCCGACCACGGCACACTCGAGGAGTACCGGCGCGCGGCCGAACTGTTCAAGACCGATGTCCCGTTGTTCACCTGCCCCGGAAACCACGACAAGCGCGGCCCGTTCCGCGAAGGTCTGCTCGGCCAGGCGCCGGACGACGCGCCGGTCAACGAGGCGCACACCGTCGGCGACGTCACGTTCGTGATGGCGGATTCGAGCATCCCCGGCAAGCCGGACGGGCGGTTCGACGACGAGACCCTGGCCTGGCTGGACGGCGTCCTGGCCGACGGTGACGGCCCCGCCTTCATCGCCTTCCACCATCCGCCGGTCGCGCTCGGCCTGCCGTTGGTGGACGCGATGCGCCAGTTCGGCGAGGACGGGCTGGCCGAGGTGCTCGCCCGCCACCCGCGCGTGGTGGCCCTGCTCTGCGGGCACGTCCACGCCTCGTCGTCGACGTCGTTCGCCGGACTGCCGCTGCGGTCGGCGCCCTCGGTCGGGTCGAGCATCCTGCTCCCGTGGGAGGAGAACGGGCTCCGGCCGTGGGGAGAAGGCGGGCCGATCGACTACGACCTGCCGCCGTCGCTGCTGTTCCACGTGCTGCACGACGACGGCAGGCTGACCACCCATCACCGGGTGGTCCCGGGCTAA
- a CDS encoding GntR family transcriptional regulator, which produces MTRNLLRSDLAEEITARVLDGRLAADSRINEVHLARELGVSRTPLREALIGLADRGLLVSAPGRGFLVPPFDPEEARRLYPLVAELEALALRWSSPQDLAGLTGGLDRIADEMTAELGRRGDLSELDDRWHALLVSRCTNPHLLRLIEQTKPLLKRYDTSYFGGTERSLESIDEHRRIAGAIRVSDHATAAELLVRNWVKTLAYLENMG; this is translated from the coding sequence ATGACGAGGAACCTGCTCCGGAGCGACCTCGCGGAGGAGATCACCGCCCGGGTACTCGACGGCCGGCTCGCCGCGGACAGCCGGATCAACGAGGTGCACCTCGCCCGCGAGCTGGGTGTCAGCCGGACACCGCTGCGCGAGGCACTGATCGGGCTGGCCGATCGTGGCCTGCTGGTCTCGGCGCCGGGCCGCGGTTTCCTGGTGCCGCCGTTCGACCCCGAAGAGGCCCGGCGGCTGTACCCGCTCGTCGCGGAACTGGAAGCGCTCGCGTTGCGCTGGAGCTCGCCGCAGGACCTCGCCGGACTCACCGGCGGCCTCGACCGGATCGCCGACGAGATGACCGCCGAACTCGGCCGCCGGGGTGATCTGTCCGAATTGGACGATCGCTGGCACGCGCTGCTGGTCTCGCGGTGCACGAATCCGCATCTGCTGCGCTTGATCGAGCAGACCAAGCCGCTCCTGAAACGCTACGACACCTCGTATTTCGGTGGCACCGAACGCTCGCTGGAGAGCATCGACGAGCACCGCCGGATCGCCGGGGCGATCCGCGTCTCCGACCACGCGACGGCAGCGGAGCTGCTCGTGCGGAACTGGGTGAAGACGTTGGCATATCTGGAGAACATGGGGTGA
- a CDS encoding aminotransferase class V-fold PLP-dependent enzyme produces MTDFDVNRARAETPGCAEVVHLNNAGSSLPPARVTDTVVGYLREEALVGGYEQAAATLERMDGVYASAARLVGAEPDDIALTDNATRSWQAVFYALPFAAGDRILTAKSEYASNVISYLQLAKRTGAVVEVVENDESGQLDVEDLKRRVDGDVKLIAVSHVPTQGGLVNPAEEIGAVAREAGIPFLLDACQSAGQIDLDVARLNCDALSVTGRKYLRGPRGTGFLYAHPRLRERVEPAMLDLHSAAWTAPESYEVDSTAKMFEVWERDHAAVHGLGAAIDYALEWGMPAIEARVTALAATLRDALREIPGVLVHDQGTRQCGIVTFSVAKTPSPEVKQRLAAAKINVSVVEASSAQFDFVARGLPSMVRSSVHYFNTEDEIALLVDEVGKLA; encoded by the coding sequence ATGACGGACTTCGATGTAAACCGCGCTCGCGCCGAGACGCCGGGCTGCGCGGAGGTGGTCCACCTCAACAACGCCGGATCGTCGCTGCCGCCCGCACGAGTGACCGACACCGTCGTCGGCTACCTGCGCGAAGAAGCCCTGGTCGGCGGATACGAGCAGGCCGCGGCGACCCTGGAGCGGATGGACGGCGTCTACGCCTCGGCCGCACGGCTCGTCGGCGCCGAACCCGACGACATCGCCCTGACCGACAACGCGACCCGGTCCTGGCAGGCCGTCTTCTACGCGCTGCCGTTCGCCGCGGGAGACCGGATCCTGACGGCGAAGTCCGAGTACGCGAGCAACGTCATCTCCTACCTGCAGCTCGCGAAGCGCACCGGCGCCGTCGTCGAGGTGGTCGAGAACGACGAGTCCGGGCAGCTGGACGTCGAGGACCTGAAGCGCCGCGTCGACGGCGACGTCAAGCTGATCGCCGTCTCCCACGTGCCGACCCAGGGCGGACTGGTCAACCCCGCCGAGGAGATCGGCGCGGTCGCGCGCGAGGCCGGGATCCCGTTCCTGCTGGACGCGTGCCAGAGCGCCGGCCAGATCGACCTCGACGTCGCGCGCCTGAACTGCGACGCGCTCAGCGTGACCGGCCGCAAGTACCTGCGCGGGCCGCGCGGCACCGGCTTCCTCTACGCGCACCCTCGGCTGCGCGAGCGCGTGGAGCCCGCGATGCTCGACCTTCACTCGGCCGCGTGGACCGCGCCCGAGAGCTACGAAGTCGATTCGACGGCGAAGATGTTCGAGGTCTGGGAACGCGATCACGCCGCGGTGCACGGACTCGGCGCGGCGATCGACTACGCCCTCGAGTGGGGCATGCCCGCCATCGAAGCCCGCGTCACCGCGCTCGCGGCGACCCTGCGCGACGCGCTCCGCGAGATCCCCGGCGTCCTCGTCCACGACCAGGGCACGCGGCAGTGCGGAATCGTCACGTTCAGCGTCGCGAAAACGCCGTCACCGGAAGTGAAACAGCGCCTGGCGGCGGCGAAGATCAACGTCAGCGTCGTGGAAGCGTCGTCCGCCCAGTTCGACTTCGTCGCACGAGGCCTGCCGTCGATGGTCCGGTCTTCGGTGCACTACTTCAACACCGAAGACGAGATCGCGCTCCTCGTGGACGAAGTCGGGAAACTGGCCTAG
- a CDS encoding DUF1453 domain-containing protein, giving the protein MRTWLLVALAIAVVIAIVVRRLRGEPLVARDVFGAPVILIGIGVYGLTKLDAFTFTDGLWLVLGALVGCGLGAVRAATTKLFERDGVLWLRYTGWTFGVWVLSMAVNFGIGFLAAMSGAHPDARPITLSIGVSLLGEALVIGMRAKTTGLPYAPPSESVLSRR; this is encoded by the coding sequence ATGAGGACCTGGCTACTGGTCGCGTTGGCGATCGCCGTGGTGATCGCGATCGTCGTGCGAAGGCTGCGAGGGGAGCCGCTGGTCGCCCGCGACGTGTTCGGGGCGCCGGTGATCCTGATCGGGATCGGGGTCTACGGCCTGACGAAACTCGACGCCTTCACGTTCACGGACGGTCTCTGGCTCGTGTTGGGCGCCTTGGTCGGCTGCGGCCTCGGCGCGGTGCGCGCCGCCACCACGAAGCTGTTCGAGCGCGATGGCGTGCTTTGGCTGCGCTACACCGGCTGGACGTTCGGGGTCTGGGTGCTGTCGATGGCGGTGAACTTCGGGATCGGTTTCCTGGCCGCGATGTCGGGGGCGCATCCCGACGCCAGGCCGATCACGCTGTCGATCGGTGTCAGCCTGCTGGGGGAGGCGCTGGTGATCGGCATGCGCGCGAAGACGACGGGGCTGCCGTACGCCCCGCCGTCCGAGTCGGTGCTTTCCCGGCGCTAG
- a CDS encoding TetR/AcrR family transcriptional regulator, whose amino-acid sequence MPKIVDPEARRLEIAEAVFRVIQRDGLAQASLRSVADEAGLAIGSVRHYFKGHDELIVFAMRALGDRVIARLLAHLPELAPATPRSRRLELTEALLGELLPLTEQTRAETDVWLAFTAAAKNRPDLAEEATRTHEGVRALVRRVLDGAHGAGGLLDGLDLAVETERLAALLDGLALSAGRTSPEMMRTVLRRHLESLRRPGPDGTVAG is encoded by the coding sequence ATGCCCAAGATCGTCGACCCCGAGGCCCGGCGCCTGGAGATAGCCGAAGCCGTCTTCCGCGTGATCCAGCGGGACGGTCTCGCGCAGGCTTCGCTCAGGAGCGTGGCCGACGAGGCCGGGCTGGCGATCGGTTCGGTGCGGCACTACTTCAAGGGGCACGACGAGCTGATCGTGTTCGCCATGCGCGCGCTCGGCGACCGGGTGATCGCGAGACTGCTCGCGCACCTCCCGGAACTCGCCCCCGCGACGCCACGCTCACGACGGCTGGAACTCACCGAAGCGCTGCTCGGCGAACTGCTCCCGCTCACCGAGCAGACCCGGGCCGAAACCGACGTCTGGCTGGCGTTCACGGCCGCCGCGAAGAACCGACCGGACCTCGCCGAGGAGGCCACTCGCACGCATGAAGGGGTCCGCGCCCTCGTCCGGCGGGTCCTCGACGGCGCGCACGGAGCGGGCGGCCTGCTCGACGGCCTCGACCTGGCCGTCGAAACCGAAAGGCTGGCCGCGCTGCTGGACGGCCTCGCCCTGTCGGCAGGCCGGACTTCGCCGGAGATGATGCGGACGGTGCTCCGGCGGCATCTGGAGAGCCTGCGGCGACCCGGCCCGGATGGCACGGTGGCGGGATGA
- a CDS encoding AMP-binding protein: MSTFYEVAARDPGRVAVIDVDGRETTFGELSARANQLTHALRALGLGEGDGVVAIIHNGLAYYELLLATLQAGIYFTPVNHRSSPGEIAYIAANSGAKVAVADADVAATCTAELEGLHRFSRGETPGWADYAAWGADSPTTTPPHRTAGQTMVYTSGTTGRPKGVRRALSGRPPALHPIHAHVLERLDVLPGHGVHLVACPLYHAAPGMFSTAILHLGHTLVLMDRFDAGETLRLIEKHRVTSTHLVPTMFHRMLRLPEDVRARHDLSSLVSVIHGAAPCPHEVKERMLAWLGPVVHEYYGASEGLITAVHAREWLAEPGTVGKPLDGVRVKILDDDGRELPADETGTLYFSSAHTKFDYHDDPDKTAAARSGEFVTVGDVGYFDAGGRVFLCDRRTDLILSGGVNIYPAEIEARLLSHPDVADVAVIGESDPEWGQRVVAVVQPVEGVAGDSALAKRLEEHCRAGLAGFKTPRRFDFRERLPRTESGKMLRRTLRAT; encoded by the coding sequence ATGAGCACGTTCTACGAAGTCGCGGCCCGGGATCCCGGCCGCGTCGCGGTGATCGACGTCGACGGGCGGGAGACCACCTTCGGCGAACTGTCGGCGCGAGCGAACCAGCTGACCCACGCCTTACGGGCGCTCGGTCTCGGCGAAGGCGACGGCGTCGTCGCGATCATCCACAACGGACTCGCCTATTACGAACTGCTCCTGGCGACCCTGCAGGCGGGGATCTACTTCACCCCGGTCAACCACCGGTCCTCACCGGGCGAGATCGCCTACATCGCGGCCAACAGTGGAGCCAAAGTGGCCGTCGCGGACGCGGACGTCGCGGCCACGTGCACCGCGGAACTGGAGGGCCTGCACCGGTTTTCGCGCGGCGAAACGCCCGGCTGGGCGGATTACGCGGCCTGGGGCGCGGACTCGCCCACCACCACGCCGCCGCATCGGACGGCCGGGCAGACGATGGTTTACACCTCCGGCACGACGGGGCGCCCCAAAGGCGTCCGGCGCGCCCTGTCCGGACGGCCGCCCGCGCTGCACCCGATCCACGCGCACGTCCTCGAACGCCTGGACGTCCTGCCGGGGCACGGTGTGCACCTCGTCGCCTGCCCGCTCTATCACGCGGCACCGGGCATGTTCTCGACCGCGATCCTGCATCTCGGGCACACGCTCGTGCTGATGGACCGGTTCGACGCCGGGGAAACGTTGCGGCTCATCGAAAAGCACCGCGTCACGAGTACGCATCTGGTGCCGACGATGTTCCACCGCATGCTGCGGCTGCCCGAGGACGTCCGTGCGCGCCACGACCTTTCGAGTCTGGTCTCGGTGATCCACGGCGCCGCCCCATGCCCGCACGAAGTCAAGGAGCGCATGCTCGCCTGGCTCGGGCCGGTGGTCCACGAGTACTACGGCGCGTCCGAGGGACTGATCACGGCGGTGCACGCACGCGAATGGCTCGCCGAACCGGGCACGGTCGGCAAGCCGCTGGACGGTGTGCGGGTGAAGATCCTCGACGACGACGGCCGGGAACTCCCCGCCGACGAGACCGGGACGCTCTACTTCAGTTCCGCGCACACGAAATTCGACTATCACGATGATCCGGACAAGACCGCCGCCGCACGTTCCGGGGAGTTCGTCACCGTCGGCGACGTCGGCTATTTCGACGCCGGGGGCCGGGTCTTCCTGTGCGACCGGCGGACGGATCTCATCCTGTCCGGCGGGGTGAACATCTACCCGGCCGAGATCGAAGCGCGGCTGCTGAGCCATCCCGACGTCGCCGACGTCGCGGTGATCGGGGAGTCGGATCCCGAGTGGGGGCAACGGGTCGTCGCCGTCGTCCAACCGGTCGAGGGTGTCGCCGGGGACTCCGCGCTGGCGAAGCGGCTCGAGGAACACTGCCGAGCCGGACTCGCCGGATTCAAGACGCCGCGCCGGTTCGACTTCCGGGAGCGGCTGCCACGGACGGAGAGCGGCAAAATGCTGCGGCGGACGCTTCGGGCGACCTGA
- a CDS encoding cupin domain-containing protein, protein MRLRSVTTLLATLALLLAVPATADATPGSGVTGTIFEQKTVGDTDYVLREVVIQPGGYTGWHYHDGTLYAYVKAGTLTHNSADCGLDGLYRKGAVFTEPSDTVHIGRNLGTTPVVLEVLYVLPHGSPLSQDAPNPGCPF, encoded by the coding sequence ATGCGCCTGCGGTCCGTGACCACACTGCTCGCCACACTCGCGCTCCTGCTCGCCGTCCCCGCGACGGCCGACGCGACGCCCGGTTCCGGGGTGACCGGGACGATCTTCGAGCAGAAGACGGTCGGGGACACCGACTACGTGCTGCGCGAGGTCGTCATCCAGCCCGGCGGGTACACCGGCTGGCACTACCACGACGGGACGCTCTACGCGTACGTCAAGGCGGGCACGCTGACGCACAACTCGGCCGACTGCGGCCTCGACGGGTTGTACCGGAAGGGCGCCGTCTTCACCGAGCCGAGCGACACCGTCCACATCGGACGGAACCTCGGGACGACGCCTGTGGTGCTGGAGGTGCTCTACGTCCTGCCGCACGGGAGCCCGCTGTCGCAGGACGCGCCGAACCCGGGCTGCCCGTTCTAG
- a CDS encoding MarR family winged helix-turn-helix transcriptional regulator, with product MVNVVDEKVNQVVEHGKRVPDAPGFELPLLLFAGFRSIIDRLHAELAEQGHPDVRPAYGFAMQAIGRDGATASEIGRRLGVSKQAAGKTVDKLEQLGYVERADDPADARRKVVRLTGRGFDSLGRSAAIFEELRKDWADALGADRVRALEADLRTMAPADGFRLDVAGWFGA from the coding sequence ATGGTCAACGTGGTTGACGAAAAGGTAAACCAGGTTGTCGAACATGGCAAGCGAGTTCCCGACGCGCCCGGGTTCGAGCTGCCGCTGCTGCTGTTCGCGGGCTTCCGCTCGATCATCGACCGGCTGCACGCCGAGCTGGCCGAGCAGGGGCATCCCGACGTCCGACCGGCGTACGGCTTCGCCATGCAGGCGATCGGCCGCGACGGCGCGACGGCGAGCGAGATCGGGCGGCGGCTCGGGGTCAGCAAGCAGGCGGCGGGCAAGACCGTCGACAAGCTGGAGCAGCTCGGTTACGTCGAGCGCGCCGACGATCCGGCCGACGCGCGGCGCAAGGTCGTGCGGCTCACCGGCCGCGGGTTCGACTCACTCGGCCGGAGTGCGGCGATCTTCGAGGAACTGCGCAAGGACTGGGCCGACGCGCTGGGTGCCGACAGGGTCCGCGCGCTTGAAGCCGACCTCCGCACGATGGCGCCGGCGGACGGCTTCCGCCTCGACGTCGCCGGCTGGTTCGGGGCCTAG
- a CDS encoding carboxymuconolactone decarboxylase family protein encodes MFTDHTLETAPEASRRPMEATIRHLGHLPTAVARLASSPELLDGFLKLSASFEKTTLEPLARETIVMTVATRNGCEVCIEMHTGKLEGLHADDDVIAALRAEEPVPDARLEAVRQFTLAVLETAGGVDDETLRTFLGHGYTERNALEVVMGIGTYTMSTLANRLTRA; translated from the coding sequence TTGTTCACCGATCACACCCTCGAAACCGCGCCCGAAGCCTCGCGTCGCCCGATGGAGGCGACCATCCGGCACCTGGGCCACCTCCCCACCGCCGTCGCCCGGCTGGCGTCGTCGCCGGAACTGCTCGACGGATTCTTGAAACTCAGCGCGAGTTTCGAGAAGACCACGCTCGAACCGCTCGCGCGGGAGACGATCGTGATGACCGTGGCGACGCGCAACGGCTGCGAAGTGTGCATCGAGATGCACACCGGCAAGCTGGAAGGACTTCACGCGGACGACGACGTCATCGCGGCGCTTCGCGCGGAGGAGCCCGTCCCCGACGCGCGTCTGGAAGCCGTCCGGCAGTTCACGCTGGCGGTGCTCGAAACCGCCGGCGGCGTGGACGACGAGACGCTGCGGACCTTCCTCGGGCACGGCTACACCGAGCGGAATGCCCTCGAAGTCGTCATGGGCATCGGGACCTACACGATGTCGACCCTGGCGAACCGGCTCACCCGCGCCTAG